From the genome of Psychrilyobacter atlanticus DSM 19335, one region includes:
- the rpsB gene encoding 30S ribosomal protein S2 has product MAVVTMKQLLEAGAHFGHQAKRWNPKMGKYIFTERNGIHVLDLHKSLKMIEVAYNVIRDVAADGGDVLFVGTKKQAQEAVKVQAERAGMYYVNNRWLGGMMTNYQTIKTRIARLKELEALDADGTLDAAYTKKEASMLRKELVKLDKNLGGIKNMKAAPKAIFVVDVKKEFLAVEEANKLGIPVIAMVDSNVDPDPITFPIPANDDAIRSVTLMSTIMANAIIEGRKGMEAAPAETK; this is encoded by the coding sequence ATGGCAGTAGTAACTATGAAACAATTATTAGAAGCAGGAGCGCATTTCGGGCATCAAGCTAAGAGATGGAATCCAAAAATGGGGAAATATATCTTCACAGAAAGAAACGGAATCCACGTATTAGATTTACACAAATCTTTAAAGATGATCGAAGTTGCATATAACGTAATCAGAGACGTAGCAGCTGACGGTGGAGACGTATTATTCGTTGGAACTAAAAAGCAAGCTCAAGAAGCTGTAAAAGTACAAGCTGAAAGAGCAGGAATGTACTATGTAAACAACAGATGGTTAGGTGGAATGATGACTAACTACCAAACAATCAAAACTAGAATCGCTAGATTAAAAGAATTAGAAGCATTAGATGCAGATGGAACTTTAGATGCAGCTTACACAAAGAAAGAAGCTTCTATGTTAAGAAAAGAATTAGTAAAATTAGATAAGAACTTAGGTGGAATCAAGAACATGAAAGCAGCTCCTAAAGCAATCTTCGTAGTAGACGTTAAGAAAGAATTCTTAGCTGTTGAAGAAGCTAACAAATTAGGAATACCTGTAATCGCAATGGTTGACTCAAACGTTGATCCAGATCCTATCACATTCCCAATCCCTGCAAATGATGACGCTATCAGATCAGTAACATTAATGTCTACTATCATGGCTAACGCAATCATCGAAGGTAGAAAAGGTATGGAAGCAGCACCAGCTGAAACTAAGTAA
- the tsf gene encoding translation elongation factor Ts, producing the protein MKITAKMVKELREITAAGMMDCKKALTEKEGNMEAAIDYLREKGMAKAAKKAGRVAAEGMIFDGISEDAKTAIVLEFNSETDFVTKNDEFIQFGKNAVKLALENGVKTVEELKALEINGETIETLLTNLIAKIGENMNLRRLETVTTEGFVTTYNHMGGKLGVIIEMTGEATEVNVEKAKGIAMHVAAMDPGYLCPEQVTTEDLKKEMEIARVQLLEEGKPEKIIDNILKGKERKFYEESCLVKQVYVRAENKETVEKFAGDITVKGFSRFKVGEGIEKKEEDFAAEVAAQLNA; encoded by the coding sequence ATGAAAATCACAGCTAAAATGGTAAAAGAATTAAGAGAGATTACAGCAGCAGGAATGATGGACTGTAAGAAAGCATTAACTGAAAAAGAAGGTAATATGGAAGCAGCAATTGATTACCTAAGAGAAAAAGGAATGGCTAAAGCAGCTAAAAAAGCAGGAAGAGTAGCAGCAGAAGGAATGATCTTTGATGGTATTTCTGAAGATGCAAAAACTGCAATAGTTTTAGAATTCAACTCTGAAACTGACTTCGTAACTAAAAATGATGAATTTATTCAATTCGGAAAAAATGCTGTAAAATTAGCTTTAGAAAATGGTGTTAAAACTGTTGAAGAGTTAAAAGCATTAGAAATAAACGGAGAAACAATCGAAACTTTATTAACTAACTTAATCGCTAAGATCGGTGAAAACATGAACTTAAGAAGATTAGAGACTGTTACTACTGAAGGTTTCGTAACTACTTATAACCATATGGGTGGAAAATTAGGAGTTATCATCGAAATGACTGGTGAAGCTACTGAAGTAAACGTAGAAAAAGCAAAAGGAATCGCTATGCATGTAGCAGCTATGGACCCTGGATACTTATGTCCAGAGCAAGTAACTACTGAAGACTTAAAGAAAGAGATGGAAATAGCAAGAGTTCAATTATTAGAAGAAGGAAAGCCTGAAAAAATAATTGATAACATCTTAAAAGGTAAAGAAAGAAAGTTCTACGAAGAGTCTTGTTTAGTTAAGCAAGTTTACGTAAGAGCAGAAAATAAAGAAACTGTAGAGAAATTTGCAGGAGATATAACAGTAAAAGGATTCTCTAGATTTAAAGTTGGAGAAGGAATTGAAAAGAAAGAAGAAGATTTCGCAGCAGAAGTTGCAGCTCAACTTAACGCATAA
- the glmS gene encoding glutamine--fructose-6-phosphate transaminase (isomerizing): MCGIVGYIGNKKPKEVLYSGLSKLEYRGYDSAGISILSDDGLMKTFKSVGKLANLGEIIKDKEILGHVGIGHTRWATHGVPSTRNSHPHNSQDNKLSIVHNGIIENYAELREELKNKGYKFLSDTDTEVIVHLLEDNYTGDLLESVFKILPILDGAYAIGVISSDQPDLLVAARKGSPLVIGLGAEEKYIASDVPAILEYTDKVIFLEDGDVASLKKDEIKIWDLDKNEKSTEETKIEWSLEAAEKGGYDHFTLKEIHEQPKVITETLNGKINGDSAIIDEITLSEEELKNITKIHMVACGTSYHAALVGKYMIEQELRIPVEVEVASEFRYKNPIIAATDLVILISQSGETADTLAGLREAKKSGAKAIGIINVMGSTISREADGTVYTNAGLEIGVASTKAFVSQLVALYILTLYLGEKKNILGVERRRYIIENLRKLPNIVEKILEIEDDIKGKAAILDDVASSIFIGRNINTAIAYEGALKLKEISYIHAEGYQSGELKHGPIALINEECPLIAIATKSDTYDKVKSNIEEVRARGGKVLTVATVGDTEISGISDEVIYIPEIDELFSPVINVIPLQILSYYAAVNRGVDVDKPRNLAKSVTVE, translated from the coding sequence ATGTGTGGAATTGTAGGGTACATAGGAAACAAAAAACCAAAGGAAGTCTTATATAGCGGGTTATCAAAATTGGAATATAGAGGATATGATTCAGCTGGTATCTCAATTTTGAGCGATGACGGACTTATGAAAACATTTAAATCGGTAGGAAAATTAGCAAATTTAGGCGAAATAATAAAAGACAAAGAGATTTTAGGTCATGTAGGCATAGGACATACTAGATGGGCTACTCATGGAGTACCTAGTACTAGAAACTCCCATCCTCATAATTCACAGGATAATAAACTATCTATTGTACATAATGGGATAATAGAAAATTATGCAGAATTGAGGGAAGAGCTTAAAAATAAAGGGTATAAATTTTTATCCGACACAGATACAGAAGTTATAGTTCATTTATTAGAGGATAACTATACTGGAGATCTGTTAGAATCTGTATTTAAAATATTGCCGATCTTAGATGGTGCCTATGCAATAGGAGTAATTTCATCGGATCAGCCTGATCTATTGGTAGCAGCTAGAAAGGGGTCACCATTAGTTATAGGATTAGGAGCAGAGGAAAAATATATAGCATCAGACGTACCAGCAATCCTAGAATATACTGATAAAGTAATATTTTTAGAAGATGGAGATGTAGCTTCATTAAAAAAAGATGAGATAAAGATATGGGATTTAGATAAAAATGAAAAAAGTACAGAGGAAACAAAGATAGAATGGTCGTTAGAAGCTGCTGAAAAAGGTGGGTACGATCACTTTACCCTAAAGGAAATCCATGAACAGCCAAAGGTTATCACGGAGACCTTAAATGGAAAGATAAATGGTGACAGTGCTATCATAGATGAGATAACACTATCAGAAGAAGAATTAAAAAATATAACTAAGATTCATATGGTAGCATGTGGAACATCTTATCATGCTGCTTTAGTAGGGAAATATATGATAGAGCAGGAGCTAAGGATACCGGTTGAAGTAGAGGTAGCTTCTGAATTTAGATATAAAAATCCAATAATTGCCGCAACAGACTTGGTGATATTGATATCTCAATCTGGAGAAACAGCAGATACATTGGCGGGACTGAGAGAGGCTAAAAAAAGTGGAGCGAAGGCGATTGGAATAATCAATGTAATGGGAAGTACTATATCTAGAGAAGCAGATGGAACAGTATATACCAATGCAGGTTTAGAGATAGGTGTAGCTTCTACTAAAGCATTTGTATCACAACTAGTAGCACTTTATATTCTGACTTTATATCTAGGCGAAAAGAAAAATATATTAGGTGTAGAGAGAAGAAGATATATAATTGAAAATTTAAGAAAATTACCAAATATTGTAGAAAAAATATTAGAAATAGAAGATGATATTAAGGGAAAAGCAGCAATATTAGATGATGTAGCATCTAGTATATTCATAGGTAGAAATATAAATACAGCAATAGCCTATGAGGGTGCTTTGAAATTGAAGGAGATCTCATATATCCATGCAGAAGGTTACCAATCGGGAGAATTAAAGCATGGTCCTATAGCACTTATAAATGAAGAATGTCCATTGATAGCGATAGCTACTAAAAGTGATACATATGATAAGGTTAAATCGAACATTGAGGAAGTAAGAGCTAGAGGTGGAAAAGTATTAACGGTAGCAACTGTAGGAGATACAGAAATATCAGGGATATCAGATGAAGTTATCTATATACCAGAAATAGATGAATTGTTTTCACCAGTAATAAATGTTATACCATTGCAGATATTATCGTATTATGCAGCTGTAAATAGAGGTGTAGATGTAGATAAACCTAGAAATCTAGCTAAATCTGTAACAGTAGAATAA
- a CDS encoding tetratricopeptide repeat protein translates to MLRTAIFMEINEMENLDERRVDLRSELIFNPDDRVALKELGAILCFQKKTDDAIRVYKKVLESDPENAEYMAYMGYLYYEKDDFLEAIELFNKALDIDPEAPFVYFLLGNAYSRIGRIVDAIRAYDLAIFLDFDIYDAHVEFAIKYERMGRLKRAVKEYIAAYEIDPRDEAVKEKIEFLREKIGK, encoded by the coding sequence ATGTTAAGAACAGCAATATTTATGGAAATTAATGAGATGGAAAACCTGGATGAGAGAAGAGTAGATCTTAGATCAGAACTGATTTTTAATCCAGATGATCGTGTGGCTTTGAAAGAATTAGGAGCAATACTTTGTTTCCAAAAAAAAACAGATGATGCCATAAGGGTTTACAAGAAAGTGTTAGAATCAGATCCGGAAAATGCAGAGTATATGGCGTATATGGGGTATCTCTACTATGAAAAGGACGATTTTTTAGAGGCTATAGAGCTTTTTAATAAAGCTTTAGATATAGACCCAGAAGCTCCATTTGTGTATTTTTTATTGGGAAATGCTTATTCAAGGATAGGAAGGATAGTAGATGCTATAAGAGCCTATGATTTGGCGATATTCTTAGATTTTGATATCTATGATGCTCATGTAGAGTTTGCTATAAAATACGAGAGAATGGGGCGTTTAAAAAGAGCGGTGAAGGAATATATAGCTGCCTATGAAATTGACCCAAGAGACGAAGCTGTTAAAGAAAAAATAGAATTTTTGAGAGAAAAGATAGGAAAATAA
- a CDS encoding sensor histidine kinase: MDKHISIKRTVITSYLSSMLIILISIHVVIIVVFLNWENRRIKSEINKTSLIVHKELQMVKHLDKNSAIKLINKKIAEFAITQGSQPSLHINLIYENIFFSTESNDSIHDYNKELGKFQYVLNNKNALIIKNLLLKFGDQKVYLQIYSDSDEVKNDTIALMNSLFFSSIFIIMISLGVVRKIDKIIQSPIHEITKTVKKINRHDLSERITIINQNNELGKLSIVINEMIDRLDISFKSQNKFISNASHELRTPLAVIKGYADLLNAGAKSDPVMVDRGIAEILTEVSNMENLLKKLLFLARKENKMLKNNIVPFEISSLIKELMEKQQLIDKDHNYKIIRNKISILNIDKDLILQALRELLKNSSKYTLENREISIDSFHRKKYHYIVIKDQGKGIPKENLKHVFERFYIQDESRNRQKNSFGLGLSTVKDIVELHGGNIYIESEFNKGTTITIELTKPS, encoded by the coding sequence ATGGATAAACATATATCTATTAAACGTACCGTAATTACCTCCTACCTATCATCTATGCTTATTATTTTAATCTCTATTCATGTAGTGATTATTGTAGTATTTTTAAATTGGGAAAATAGGAGAATTAAATCTGAAATAAATAAAACCTCTCTTATCGTTCACAAAGAATTACAAATGGTTAAACATTTGGATAAAAATTCAGCTATTAAATTAATCAATAAAAAAATAGCTGAATTTGCTATAACCCAAGGAAGCCAACCTTCCTTGCATATCAATTTAATATATGAAAACATTTTTTTTTCCACTGAATCAAATGACTCTATTCACGATTACAACAAAGAATTAGGGAAATTTCAGTATGTATTAAATAATAAAAATGCCTTAATTATAAAGAATTTATTGCTAAAATTCGGAGATCAGAAGGTCTATCTTCAAATCTATTCCGATTCAGATGAAGTAAAGAACGATACTATAGCTCTTATGAACTCTCTTTTCTTTTCTAGTATTTTTATCATAATGATCTCCCTTGGCGTAGTGAGAAAGATCGACAAGATCATCCAATCGCCCATCCACGAGATCACTAAGACTGTAAAAAAAATTAATAGACACGATTTGAGCGAAAGAATCACCATTATAAACCAAAATAATGAACTGGGGAAACTTTCAATAGTCATAAATGAGATGATAGATCGATTGGACATATCATTTAAATCTCAAAATAAATTTATTTCCAATGCATCCCATGAACTTAGAACGCCCCTAGCAGTGATCAAAGGTTATGCAGATCTTTTAAATGCCGGGGCAAAATCTGATCCCGTTATGGTTGATCGGGGTATTGCGGAAATTTTAACAGAAGTAAGTAATATGGAAAACCTGCTAAAAAAACTTCTTTTTTTAGCTCGCAAAGAGAATAAAATGTTAAAAAATAATATTGTTCCCTTTGAAATTTCCTCTTTGATAAAAGAGCTTATGGAAAAACAACAACTTATAGATAAAGATCACAATTATAAAATTATACGAAATAAAATATCTATTTTAAATATCGATAAAGATTTGATCCTTCAAGCATTAAGGGAACTATTAAAAAATAGTTCTAAATATACACTTGAAAATCGCGAAATCTCCATCGATTCATTTCACAGGAAAAAATATCACTATATAGTAATCAAAGACCAAGGGAAAGGAATCCCAAAAGAAAATCTAAAACATGTTTTTGAAAGGTTCTATATCCAAGATGAAAGTCGAAACAGGCAAAAAAATAGCTTTGGCTTAGGTCTTTCCACTGTAAAGGATATCGTCGAACTACATGGCGGAAACATCTATATTGAAAGTGAATTCAACAAAGGAACTACTATAACCATAGAACTTACAAAACCTAGTTAA
- a CDS encoding PTS transporter subunit IIC, translated as MTTNINSLEQKKNIFKSGITYLTKVLNGMALGLFSSLIIGLILKQIGVYTGLNFLSHYGQIAQWMMGPAIGAGVAYSLKVHPLAIFSAIICGALGAGTITAGGGITIGEPVGAFIASLVGAEVGRLISGRTKFDILLIPSLTIICGGLAASLVSPFMVDFMKEVGIFINTLTTLHPIPMGITLSVVMGIILTLPISSAAISISLGLSGIAAGAATVGCATHMIGFAVSSYRENKVGGLVSQGLGTSMLQVPNVIKKPIVALPVILTSAILGPLATTVFHMKNNSIGAGMGTSGLVGQIGTFKTMGTDGLLGILLLHFILPGIFTYFISEFMRKKNWIKYGDLQL; from the coding sequence ATGACAACTAATATCAACAGTTTAGAACAAAAGAAAAATATCTTCAAATCAGGAATAACCTATCTTACCAAGGTATTAAATGGTATGGCTTTGGGACTTTTTTCATCCCTTATAATAGGTCTTATCTTAAAACAAATCGGAGTTTATACAGGACTTAATTTCCTGTCTCACTATGGGCAGATAGCTCAATGGATGATGGGTCCTGCTATTGGTGCAGGAGTAGCATATAGTTTAAAAGTCCATCCTTTAGCTATATTCTCAGCAATTATTTGCGGTGCTTTAGGAGCCGGTACCATTACTGCTGGTGGCGGAATAACTATAGGGGAACCTGTAGGAGCATTTATAGCTTCCCTTGTAGGAGCCGAAGTTGGTCGATTGATAAGCGGTCGAACAAAGTTTGATATCTTATTAATCCCTTCTTTAACAATTATTTGCGGTGGGCTTGCAGCTAGCTTAGTCTCACCTTTTATGGTGGATTTTATGAAAGAAGTCGGGATATTTATAAATACACTTACTACTCTTCATCCTATTCCTATGGGAATTACTCTCTCAGTGGTAATGGGAATCATCTTAACACTGCCAATTTCTAGTGCTGCTATCTCAATTTCTTTAGGATTATCAGGAATTGCAGCTGGTGCTGCTACAGTTGGATGTGCCACTCATATGATCGGGTTTGCAGTCTCCAGCTATAGGGAAAATAAGGTTGGAGGATTGGTCTCCCAAGGATTAGGAACCTCTATGCTTCAAGTTCCCAATGTTATAAAAAAACCTATTGTTGCTCTACCTGTTATCCTTACTTCTGCAATTTTAGGACCCTTAGCAACTACCGTGTTCCACATGAAAAATAATTCAATTGGTGCTGGTATGGGAACTTCTGGATTAGTTGGACAGATAGGTACCTTTAAAACCATGGGTACTGATGGGCTTTTAGGAATTTTACTCCTCCACTTTATTCTTCCGGGAATTTTCACTTATTTTATAAGTGAATTCATGAGAAAAAAGAATTGGATTAAATATGGAGATCTACAATTGTAA
- the rplT gene encoding 50S ribosomal protein L20, protein MSRVKTGVIRRKRHKKILKRAKGFRGASGDVFKQANQAVMRAEAFSTRDRKVRKRKMRQLWIIRINAAARLNEVTYSKFMNGLKKAGIVLDRKVLADLAVNNAAEFAKLAETAKAAL, encoded by the coding sequence ATGTCAAGAGTAAAAACTGGTGTTATTAGAAGAAAAAGACATAAGAAAATATTAAAGAGAGCTAAAGGATTTAGAGGTGCGTCTGGTGACGTATTCAAGCAAGCTAACCAAGCTGTAATGAGAGCAGAAGCTTTCTCTACAAGAGATAGAAAAGTTAGAAAGAGAAAAATGAGACAATTATGGATCATAAGAATAAACGCTGCTGCGAGATTAAACGAAGTAACGTATTCTAAATTCATGAACGGATTAAAGAAAGCTGGAATCGTTTTAGATAGAAAAGTTTTAGCTGACTTAGCTGTAAACAATGCAGCAGAATTTGCTAAATTAGCAGAAACTGCAAAAGCAGCATTATAA
- a CDS encoding response regulator transcription factor yields the protein MEKILIVEDDNSLSQLLEFQLKYAHYDTVITPRGEEAIKLIKEYDYNLIILDIMLLDGSGIDVCKEIRTFSEVPVIMLTAKDSINDKISAFDAGADDYLTKPFEFAELLARIKANTKKSKNSKPKILTHKGITIFLDTYRAERDGVELNLTKKELKILQLLLENKGKVISKEEIINKLWQGFYEENNNIVSVYINYLRNKVDKDFSEKLIENVRGIGYIIR from the coding sequence ATGGAAAAAATTCTTATCGTTGAAGATGATAACAGCCTTTCACAACTATTGGAATTCCAACTGAAATATGCTCATTACGATACCGTTATTACCCCTAGGGGAGAAGAAGCAATTAAATTAATAAAAGAATACGATTACAACTTAATTATTTTAGATATTATGCTCTTAGACGGAAGTGGAATTGATGTCTGCAAGGAGATCAGAACTTTTTCTGAAGTTCCTGTAATTATGCTGACAGCTAAAGACAGTATCAATGATAAGATCTCTGCCTTTGATGCTGGAGCCGATGATTATTTGACAAAGCCATTTGAATTCGCTGAACTTTTAGCTAGGATAAAGGCTAACACTAAAAAATCTAAAAATTCTAAACCTAAAATTCTTACTCATAAAGGAATAACTATATTCTTAGATACATATAGAGCTGAAAGAGACGGAGTAGAATTAAATTTAACAAAAAAAGAATTAAAAATATTACAACTTTTATTGGAAAATAAAGGAAAAGTAATCAGTAAGGAAGAGATTATCAACAAATTATGGCAAGGTTTCTATGAAGAAAATAATAACATTGTATCAGTATACATCAACTATCTTAGAAATAAAGTAGATAAGGATTTTTCTGAAAAACTAATTGAAAATGTTAGAGGTATCGGATATATAATAAGGTAA